A window from Aminiphilus circumscriptus DSM 16581 encodes these proteins:
- a CDS encoding muramidase family protein — MFRKSRERDDDIMLSRAYRVRDEWRSTFKSIVLLGAVIGVLSFAILSLHPKAELPAKLSETLSPAAPTEAPFPEDPAAQPLEAAHPGGEGTSVAAGGSNTPTGATSTEEVVAVPVGSGTSAAAPTRAPSPQTFREHTVAAGESLSVIARRYGTTVQALADANGLKSPYPIRIGQVLRVPVAAGSASAPTATTTPAAGAAASPGMAQPVRTETPAQAPARPGAPRTTVHTVAAGETLWSIATKYGVTVATVLGSNALTDPNRLQPGMKLRVPDRNGVFHTVKSGESLNAIASRYGVAASAIAGANPDLQGETVVAGSELFIPGAKP; from the coding sequence ATGTTCCGAAAATCGCGTGAGCGGGACGACGACATCATGCTCAGCCGCGCCTACCGGGTCCGCGACGAGTGGCGGAGCACCTTCAAGAGCATCGTACTCCTCGGCGCCGTCATCGGCGTTCTCTCCTTCGCCATCCTCTCCCTGCACCCCAAGGCGGAACTGCCGGCGAAGCTCTCCGAGACGCTCTCTCCCGCCGCACCGACCGAGGCTCCCTTCCCGGAGGATCCGGCGGCGCAGCCCCTGGAGGCAGCCCACCCCGGAGGCGAAGGGACTTCCGTCGCCGCCGGCGGAAGCAACACCCCGACGGGTGCCACAAGCACCGAGGAAGTCGTGGCCGTTCCGGTCGGCTCCGGCACAAGTGCCGCCGCGCCGACCCGGGCACCCTCCCCCCAGACGTTCCGGGAGCACACCGTCGCGGCGGGAGAATCCCTGTCCGTGATCGCCCGCCGGTACGGCACCACCGTGCAGGCTCTGGCGGACGCGAACGGGTTGAAATCCCCCTATCCCATCCGGATCGGGCAGGTCCTGCGGGTTCCCGTTGCAGCGGGAAGCGCTTCCGCTCCGACCGCGACCACAACTCCCGCCGCAGGCGCCGCCGCCTCTCCGGGAATGGCCCAACCCGTGCGCACCGAGACGCCTGCCCAGGCCCCGGCCCGCCCTGGGGCGCCGCGCACCACCGTCCACACCGTCGCCGCGGGGGAAACCCTCTGGTCCATCGCCACCAAATACGGCGTGACCGTCGCCACCGTGCTGGGCTCCAACGCGCTCACCGACCCGAACCGCCTCCAGCCGGGAATGAAGCTCCGCGTTCCCGACCGGAACGGTGTCTTCCACACCGTGAAAAGCGGCGAATCCCTCAACGCCATCGCCTCCCGCTACGGCGTCGCCGCATCGGCCATCGCGGGGGCGAATCCGGATCTCCAGGGAGAGACCGTCGTGGCGGGAAGCGAACTCTTCATTCCCGGCGCGAAGCCCTGA
- a CDS encoding L-serine ammonia-lyase, iron-sulfur-dependent, subunit alpha, with amino-acid sequence MSQSIFNHVLGPVLHGPSSSHTAAAYHIAALVRSFLGEEPVEAHVAFDENGSWGQVYAQQGSDLAFACGVLGWPIDDGRFFEALETARRQGVTVAFSVTTLPGAEHPNDMDVRLRGRNGGELRCRARSVGGGAVLLTEMDGHPVHLEGDAHDVVALVPSRECARAVCAALERDGACPGEMVLSDAKEGVHLVVSCRRAPSPEVRRALEALLAEERARSGFAESVLRVGTPVFFVPAGEPLFTSAAEAIRLAEERGCGLGEISRAYEAQLLGLSEEAVTAEMTRRYRIMRASVERGLCTEGDPMRLLDRSAGKVLAAEREGRLPQGGLHTRTAARALAAMHENSAMGVVVAAPTAGSAGVLPAVAVTLEEEWGLPEEQVVRSLFAASGVGLVVALRATFAAEVAGCQVEIGAAGAMAAAAVADAWGGSAQLACDAAAVAFQNTMGSICDPVQGCVEIPCHTRNAVAAASAFVCADLVAGGYVNAIPLDETVDAVYAVGTMLPAELRCTARGGLSLCPSALALPMRDLRASRRE; translated from the coding sequence ATGTCCCAAAGCATCTTCAACCACGTGCTTGGCCCCGTTCTGCACGGGCCGTCCAGCTCGCACACCGCCGCGGCGTACCACATCGCGGCGCTGGTGCGCTCCTTTCTGGGAGAAGAGCCCGTGGAGGCGCACGTCGCCTTCGACGAAAACGGCTCCTGGGGGCAGGTGTACGCCCAGCAGGGGAGCGATCTCGCCTTCGCCTGCGGCGTGCTGGGATGGCCCATCGACGACGGGCGGTTCTTTGAGGCGCTGGAGACGGCGCGCCGCCAGGGCGTGACCGTGGCGTTTTCCGTGACGACCCTGCCGGGAGCGGAGCACCCCAACGACATGGATGTGCGCCTTCGCGGGCGGAACGGCGGTGAACTCCGTTGCCGTGCTCGTTCCGTTGGGGGTGGAGCGGTGCTTCTCACCGAGATGGACGGACACCCCGTGCACCTTGAAGGAGACGCCCACGACGTGGTGGCTCTCGTGCCATCCAGGGAGTGCGCCCGGGCGGTGTGCGCCGCCCTGGAGCGGGACGGGGCGTGCCCCGGAGAGATGGTGCTCTCCGACGCGAAAGAGGGGGTGCACCTGGTCGTGTCCTGCCGCCGTGCGCCCTCGCCGGAGGTTCGGAGGGCTCTCGAGGCGCTCCTCGCGGAGGAGCGCGCCCGAAGCGGCTTCGCCGAAAGCGTGCTCCGCGTGGGAACCCCCGTCTTCTTCGTTCCCGCCGGGGAGCCTCTCTTCACCTCCGCGGCGGAGGCGATCCGCCTTGCGGAGGAGCGGGGATGCGGGCTCGGAGAGATCTCCCGGGCCTACGAGGCGCAGCTCCTGGGACTTTCCGAGGAGGCAGTGACCGCCGAGATGACCCGCCGCTACCGGATCATGCGGGCGTCGGTGGAGCGGGGGCTCTGCACCGAGGGAGATCCCATGCGCCTTCTGGACCGCTCCGCGGGCAAGGTGCTCGCGGCGGAGCGGGAGGGGCGCCTCCCTCAGGGAGGGCTTCACACCCGGACGGCGGCCCGGGCGCTTGCGGCCATGCACGAGAACAGCGCCATGGGCGTGGTCGTGGCGGCGCCCACGGCGGGCTCCGCGGGGGTGCTGCCCGCGGTGGCGGTGACGCTCGAGGAGGAGTGGGGGCTTCCGGAGGAGCAGGTGGTGCGGAGCCTCTTCGCCGCGTCAGGAGTGGGGCTGGTGGTGGCCCTTCGGGCCACCTTCGCCGCGGAGGTGGCGGGGTGCCAGGTAGAGATCGGCGCCGCCGGAGCGATGGCCGCGGCGGCGGTGGCGGATGCCTGGGGAGGAAGCGCGCAACTCGCCTGCGATGCCGCGGCGGTGGCGTTTCAGAACACCATGGGGTCCATCTGCGACCCCGTGCAGGGGTGTGTGGAGATCCCCTGTCATACCCGGAATGCCGTGGCCGCCGCGTCGGCCTTTGTCTGCGCGGATCTCGTCGCCGGAGGCTACGTCAATGCCATTCCCCTGGACGAGACGGTGGACGCGGTGTACGCCGTGGGGACCATGCTTCCGGCGGAGCTGCGCTGCACCGCCCGGGGCGGGCTTTCTCTGTGTCCCTCCGCGCTCGCGCTGCCGATGCGGGATCTCAGGGCTTCGCGCCGGGAATGA